aAAAATACTTCAATTCTTCAAGTGTAGAGTTAAtgacaataacaatataatttgagTTGGTAATGGTGTATGCAATGACCCTGGTCACCGTACACGTTGAGACGGCTCACAGTACCCGCCAACGACCACTCGCGGGAATCGCGCCGGAGAGTCGCTTCGAAAACACCATCGCCAGGGGCTGTGCGcactacaattaaaaattcaCGCCATCCCACTTCTTTTTCATTCGGCGTGCCAGCAATCATTTCAGTGACTTCAACTAATTCCACTAGTGAGAGGTGAGCACACTGTGGATGCCCTCGGAGCAGCATGTTTAAATGGGACATTAAATTTCCAGCTGCTTCGTACGCTTCGATgctattaattgatattttttgtccTCTATGGCATGTGCACCAATGATCATCTATTCCCGCTGTCTTACATGTTCGATTTTTTGGAACAGGTAAAAATAAACTGATACCTTTGTCATGGGCATAGGACGTTGTacttcttaatttaatattttcattttttattgctTCAACATCAATCAGATCGACTAACGTAGCATAAACATCAAAAGGGGTAGTGAGACGGTGActattcattttcatattttcatatGCCAGAGAAAAGTTTATTCGAAAGGAATTAGGCAGAAGTATGTGTATTAGTGGCAAGCGCTCTTCTAATCTACCCTGCTTAGTAAATCTTATGTCACCCCACCGAATGCCATGGTCgcttagtaatattaaaatcgtaTCTTCCAAATATTGAGCATTGTCGAGTTTCCTTAAAAATGATTCGTAATTGTCATCCATCGCCATAGGATAATTTAAATAGTCATGACTCATTGTTACTTCCCAGAAGAAACCAAACAGCTTGGAAGACTTTAGAGTTAgtgttaaattttcaatataatctaaaagaactttgtaaaagtatttattacccATACATATGAATGAATTAAAATCTCTGTTGTTGCCGGTATAGCGCTCGGCTTCGTGCATAAATGTATGCAAGTAGTAGTCCGTCGGGGTCCTACTAAATCCAAATTTCTCAAAATTGAAAGTTCCTAAGTTGGCAGTGTCTTCACCAAGGGCAGTATAGTAACCAGCGTCCTTAAACCAATCCCAGATAAAAGGACAATTATCAAATGTGGCCCTCGTATTAGGCCAGCAAGTTTTCTTTAAATCTGTATCTTTCATCCCAAGGAGTATCGGTGTCAGATTAGGAAATGTGTTATCACCAACTTTATTGTACCCGTAAAGCTCTATGGCacctttcttttttaaataagccAATGTTTTAGGCATTGTTCTGTAAAAGTTTAATCTTGATATGGCATCAATACCCATAATTACAACATTAAACGATGTTTGATTCGTTTGCATTTCTGAAAATTCGTCCTTAAATGACACGAACGGTTTTTTGGGTGCGAAAAGAAAAAATTGCTCATAAATTATGCTCTCTTTATAGTTACAAGTAACTCTAACAAATTCATTCATAACTTCTATATGATCTGAAAATTTAGTACATGCCTCGTATTTAACTCTATCATCTACGTCCATAGAATAAATGTCAACGATTGCTAAAGGtctataaaatgatttataacaGCAGGTAATGTTAGGGGTGCTAAGCGGCACATCGTAATACTTTATGTTCTCGCTATTTATCCATATATGTGTTTCGTTATTATCAAGTAACG
The nucleotide sequence above comes from Vanessa cardui chromosome 7, ilVanCard2.1, whole genome shotgun sequence. Encoded proteins:
- the LOC124531227 gene encoding uncharacterized protein LOC124531227; this encodes MAFPMRTVVGKSHFIPLRLRYVFLLVTIFCGSFLFILINSGIDISFINNQIISSSWKRHRYDLIHSDDIFTIKTDGCTIPGLNPFAEDIKKFIEYPRNIKPCHQSNISLLDNNETHIWINSENIKYYDVPLSTPNITCCYKSFYRPLAIVDIYSMDVDDRVKYEACTKFSDHIEVMNEFVRVTCNYKESIIYEQFFLFAPKKPFVSFKDEFSEMQTNQTSFNVVIMGIDAISRLNFYRTMPKTLAYLKKKGAIELYGYNKVGDNTFPNLTPILLGMKDTDLKKTCWPNTRATFDNCPFIWDWFKDAGYYTALGEDTANLGTFNFEKFGFSRTPTDYYLHTFMHEAERYTGNNRDFNSFICMGNKYFYKVLLDYIENLTLTLKSSKLFGFFWEVTMSHDYLNYPMAMDDNYESFLRKLDNAQYLEDTILILLSDHGIRWGDIRFTKQGRLEERLPLIHILLPNSFRINFSLAYENMKMNSHRLTTPFDVYATLVDLIDVEAIKNENIKLRSTTSYAHDKGISLFLPVPKNRTCKTAGIDDHWCTCHRGQKISINSIEAYEAAGNLMSHLNMLLRGHPQCAHLSLVELVEVTEMIAGTPNEKEVGWREFLIVVRTAPGDGVFEATLRRDSREWSLAGTVSRLNVYGDQGHCIHHYQLKLYCYCH